The Neurospora crassa OR74A linkage group I, whole genome shotgun sequence genome segment TCCCCCCCTGAAAATAATAGCAGGGTTGGATTGGAACCGACCTGAAGTTTGACACCACGTTACTGATCAATGTCTTCGTTATGTTCCGTGTCATCTCAGCTTGCGTGATAATGTTTTTGGAAGCTATTGCTGCTGGCTGGCCGCTAACTAGCAGCCGTCAATTTATTCCCATGCATCAGCGTTATTGTGGCACAAGTCTGCATCCAACGCATGACGTGCCTGATGCAAGGCAAGGTACTTTCTCTTGCCTTACCTctcctttcccccctctAAGCGGACGATGTGTACTTACCCACGCACCACTGGATGCATTAAGGTCTGGTAGTGAAAGCACTTTATGCTTACATCCGGTTAGGCATCGAATCAGTAAATAATAAGCTGCGAAGCTGGCATCTCTCTTTGGGTCGAAGCGTGCACGCCGGTGTCTGAATGTTGCTGTGCGTCTTGCATTGTGTGTTGCTATCATACTTACATCAGAAGCGCCTTCAACATGCTTTTTGTCACTTTCCCCGCGTCGTGTGACCCAAGAGAAAGGGGACATTGAAATGGTTTCAGTTTCCGCTCCTCACTGATTATTTTTTTTGTACTACAGTTGCACAATTGTTGAATGACACGTGGGACTATGTTCGAGGGTCGTGGTTCGAAAGACGTGTGATGAAAGTGCTTTTGTGTCATGATAGCATATGCAAGTATGGAACTATGTGCTTTGAAGGTGTTCAAATTTTCAATGTAGAAGCATCCTGCTAGTGATTCTAATGCCTCCCCTTCAAATCAGAGGCTTCAACACAAACGAGAACTTCATCTCCTCAACCTTGACGAGCAAATCCTCCCTCACACCCGGCCCGCAAGCTGCAGTGCCCACACCCGCAACCTTTGCGTCAAGCCTCAACAACGTAGCATCCTCTTCCACGAGATCGCATGGATGTTTTGCCTCTTCTAACGCCTTTGCGCTGTGTCTCGTCGCTACGAAGCTGAAGTTCCTCTCGCACTTATCAGACCACTCACCGTCGTCCCCTGCTATAGCTCGTAGCCCGGTCCCCTGAGGCTCATGGATGGCTACCCACCTGGTACCCATGCGGTTGCCGTTCTCCTGTGGTACCTCATAAGGGGTCTGAAGATCAGCGACGTGGTCCACCGACCAAATTCCGAGGCGCTGGGCAGTGCGCTTATCAGGATAGGATTCTCCCGGTCCTAGGCCGAACCACTTCACGGCATCGAGACGGCGTGAGAGACGGAGATCAAGACCCACACGAGGGACGTGGGCTGGAAGGGTGTTGACGTAGTCAGAAGACTGAGGTTTCAGGGTTACCGATATGTGAATGTCGCCAATTTTAGTGATTTCGTAGACTGTATGGACAAGGTACCCCCAGGAGAGAATTGGCGGGGAATGAAGCGTTCTCGTTGTGATTACGACCATCTTAGCAGTGGCAGTAACGTCGAAGAATCGGAGCTGGCTAGTCATGGCATGGACACCGAAGCGCTTCCAGTACGGGAGGGAAATGGGATTATCATTGTCGGTGGGTGGACGCCAGAAAGAGGGGATAATGGCCGCGCCAGTTCGCGGGTTGGGTTCGAGGAGGGGGGTACCACCAGTTGTCCAACTGGTCATATAGCCTTTTGCATTGTCGAAGTTGATGGTGAAGTTATGTCCAGTAATGGTGGTTAGAGTGCCAGATGATTCGGATCGGAGTGGAAGATTGGTCAGGCTtggtaaatagaagaaagTGGAACCATGGGAAAATCCATCATCAGACCCGAGTTCAAATTGAGCCCAAGCAACTTCGTGTCCCTCTTCCGCCCATGCTGTCGAGCTTTTCAGGCGGAATGAGACGCTCAACCACATAGGTGGATGTAACGGCAATGGTCGCCTTAGACTCAGCTCGATGTTCTTTGATGATCGTGGGAGTATATGTGGCAGTTCCATGACGCCAGCGCTATGCAAGATGGTACTAGGGAATGCAAATTTGTTAGTGCCTCGGCGTCAAGTTAGTCAAGGGGAAGTTGACAGGACTTTACCTAGTGGTGTTCATAAAAGATTCAACTTTCCAAGTCGCGGTTAAATGATTGACTGAGACAAAGTCGTAAGAGTTCGTGATCCTCAGCTTACAGGCCACATCACTATAGTCAATCAACTCGGCTTTTATAGGCTGATACACTTTCTGAAGCTCGAGTAGCCCAGGCGTCGGTTGATGAGTGCTGTACAAAAGACCGTCCATGACAAACGTCCCGTCATTAGGAACATCGCCGAAATCACCTCCGTAAGCATAATAGGACTTTCCATCAGGGTCTTCTTTCCATAAACCGTGGTTAGCCCACTCCCATATGAAGCCTCCTTGAAGGCGAGGGTAGGCGCGGAATGCCTCTTCGTAATCCTCGAGCCAGCCAGGTCCGTTTCCCATTGCGTGCGCGTATTCGCAAAGCACTATAGGCTTCTCAAAGGTGCCATCAGACCTAACGCCTTCAGTCTTGGCGAGGCTGACTAATCGCTCAACGGATGGATACATGTATGAGAACATGTCTGCAGACTCAGCATGAGGGTCTCCTTCGTAGTGGACTAGCCTTGTAGGGTCGATATCTTTCGCAAGCTCGTACATGGCTTTGTGGTTTTGGCCATAGAAAGCCTCGTTGCCCAAGGACCAGATAATGACAGAGGCGTGATTCTTGTCCCTGTGTATGAGCTGCGCCATACGATCCAGATACGCTGCTTTCCAGGACGGATTGTCACTTGTAAACTTGGCGGCATGACCGAAAGTAAGCTTCTTTCGCTCTTCGTAATCCACCTCTTCAGGTATATTCAAGGGCCGTGCAATGGCATCGTAGAATCCGTGACATTCAAGATCTGCCTCGTCTATGACCCAAAGACCGAGCTCGTCAGCAAGGTCCAGAAGCTTTGGGTGCGATGGGTAATGGCTGCATCGCAGCGCGTTGATGTTGTGTCTCTTCATAAGCAGGAGATCCTTTCTGATGAAGTCCAGCGGTACAGCACGTCCAAAGGAAGGGTGATGGTCATGTCGATTGACGCCGCGGAATCTGATGGGCTTCCCGTTGACACAGATCAGTCCGTCCTTCAGCTCAACCTTGCGAAACCCGACCCTCTGTTTAACCACATGGAAAAGTGTCTCGTCGACCACATGCTCTATCCGGACTGTGTAGAGATTCGGGCTTTCCGCTGTCCATTGGTCAACATTGTTGATGGGAATCCTGAGCATCACCTTTCTGCTGCCAAAACCCCAGTCTTCTGCACAGCCGACAATATCTTGGTTGTGATCCAGAACTTCTACTTCTATCACCGAGCGAGAGTTTGTTTTGACATCGATCTCGGCAATGAGTATTCCATTTTTGTATTCGACGTCGAGATCTGTCCGTAAGAACCAGTGCTCGATGCGCGTTTGGGGGAAGGCCAAGAGGTGTACGTCGCGGAAGATGCCCGAAAGCCACCACTGATCCTGGTCTTCAATGTATGAGCCGTCTGACCATTGGTAGACCCGAACAACGAGCTCGTTGGGGCCGGCTCGGTCGACATATTCGGTTACGTCAAATTCGGAAGGGTTCCTGGAACCTTGAGCGTACCCGATGAGAACACCGTTGATCCAAATGTGGTAGGCACTGTCAACGCCGTCGAATCGCAAGCGGAGCTGGTCAGTCTCACACGTGTCCGGTACGAAGAAGGAGCGTCGATAGGTACCAGTGGGATTCTCCGAAGGCACAAAGGGCGGACAGACGGGAAATGGGTATTGGACGTTGGTGTAGTGTGGGATACCGTGGCCTTGAAGCTGCCAATGGCCAGGAACTTGAATGGTAGTCCACTGGTATTTTGCGTTGTGCTTGTCAGCCGAGTTGTGGCCATTTTCTGCGGTCGGGTCTGGAGCAGCTAGAGGACTCGAGGCGTAGTGAAAGTCCCATTGGCCGTTGAGCAAGAGGGAATTTTCCGTGGGAATGTGGTATGTCCGTGGAGGTAGAGTGTTGCGCCGGAAGACAGACTCATTGCAGTAGTCGGGTGTGCCGTCGACTTCTTCAGGGGGAATTCCCCGAGAGCGGGAGGCCGTCATTGCGGAAACGGCAGCTCTTGGGGCTTGGGAAAGAGATGGACAAAAAAGAGTGAAGGATAGGTACGACGTGGTGTTATCGAAGGCAAATCTCAAGCACAAGAGAGGACGCCAGCCAAGTGTCCAGGCGTTTATATTCCAGCAAGCCGAGACAGCCCATCTTGTTTTGTGTCTTGCCGCATTACCCGGTCATCGGCGTCGGTTTCAGTGCAACACCGCACGTTCTGCCCTGGTGTTTTGGCTCGTAATCGGGCATTGAACATGGTGAAAGGCGAGACTCATTGAGTGACTGTCGCGAGGGGTTGAGGCAGCACACTGCGACCCTGTGACCCCGCATTCTTCTTTCTGCATAGACAGGTACCTACAAAGTACATGCTCCCTCCGTAGCGGcccatagaggtaggtaacatGCACCAATCAAACTTGTCAGTAGAAGTATACGCGGTTCAGGTTGGGAAAGGATTCTTCCTTCCCAAGCTGTTTGTAGGTGAAGTAAGGAAGGTGCAGACATGAGAAAGGATGGCTCCGTCCCGTCACCAGAAGAAAGCGTTCGAAGAAGCTAGCCGTTAAGGGTTAGCACATCAGTTCATGAACAGTTCATGTTTGGATGACTGGGGGGAAATGCGGGGGAGGCACAAACTGTCGGGGAAGTCGGAGCCGGCCCAATTGTGGAAGGAGATTGGTTGGTGCGGATGGGTGCTTCAACAACATGCAGGCACTGCACTCCAAAATCGCTTCTGTTCTCCAACTTGCACTTCTGCTCCTTTCTCTTCACTCTTCTTGCTTGCAGCCCATTCCAGCTGCTATGATCTCTACCACCTGTACAGCAATGGTACATTATCAAGGCCTTTTTGCTGGGCTCACATTCAGCCGTTTGTTTGATTCCTCCCCTTCGGCAGAGTGACAGATTGGGCAACACTACCAGTCACCAGGACCCCCAACAGAATCATTGTCTCGTCCATTTCCTCACTCGCTGGTCATCCCAATGTTCAGAATCGCCACCACGGTCTTCTCAAACCCCATGGATAGGGATACCTATGCTACCATAGCTATGCGGACGAGAGTCCAGCCTCTCCAGGTTCGGAGGAAAAGGGACCGAGACCGACCCTGTCACCGTTTCCCCAGATTTGTCCCCCAGATTCGCCATCACAATGCACCTAATATCTGGGGCCCCGGATCAACCCTGGTTATGACACCCTTGGCAGCCACACCTTTCAAGTTCCCCTTCGGCACGGCAGCTTAGAAAGGTGCTGACGGGTGCGAAAGCAACATCAATCAGCATGCAGGGTTGCGCCAATTCAAGAAGCCTGGACTGATCCAGGACGGTGGAAGCACATGTAACGAGCTCATCACTGCTTTGCCATCGTGGTACAAAAGGGCACGATGACCTCTTCGCTTTCCGCTTTGGAGAGGTGTCTCTGgtaacttccacttgctctCTCAGCATAACTCCTTACCAGCCAGTCAACATGGCTCACAGCATAAACGAAAAGGAGGCCATGGGTGCCCATGACGATGCCTTCCCAGAATCCGATATTACTGTCCAGTTGGCCCATGATGTCGACAACACAAAGTACTCGCCCTGGTCCAAGAGCATGTTCCGCCTCTACCTTGTCCTCGCGTGTGCCTACCTCTGCGGATGTCTCAATGGGTACGATGGAAGTCTGATGGGAGGCTTAAACGGTATGAAAGCCTACCAGAACTACTTCCATATGTATGTGTTCATCGGCCAAGACACCCATAAGTGATACATCAGCTAACCTCTTGGGTTCTTCCAGGTCCACTGCAGGCTCGGGAACCGGCCTTGTTTTCGCCATGTATAACATTGGCAGTGTTGCTGCCGTTTTCTTCACCGCCCCTGTCAACGACTGGTTCGGGCGTCGCTGGGGCATGTTCACAGGTGCTCTTGTCATTATCATTGGCACGTGTGTCCAAGCCACGACACATACCAAATCCCAGTTCCTAGGCGGTCGCTTCGTCCTCGGTTTCGGCGTCAGCTTCTGTTGCGTATCAGCCCCTTGCTATGTCAGCGAGATGGCTCACCCCAAGTGGCGCGGCACCCTGACAGGCTTGTATAATACGACCTGGTACATTGGCTCTATTATCGCTTCGTGGGTCGTCTATGGTTGCTCCTATATCGAGAACAACAAGGACGCGTGGCGGATTCCCATCTGGTGCCAAATGATCACCTCCGGAATCGTGTGCTTGGGAGTCTTTTGGTTGCCCGAGAGTCCCAGGTGGCTCGTGGCTCAAGACAGGTACGAAGAAGCTGCCAAAATCCTGGCCACCTACCACGGCGAAGGCCGGCTCGACCACCCTCTAGTACAGCTGCAACTCAAGGAGATGGCCAACCAGATCTCGTCAGAGGCATCCGACAAGAAGTGGTACGATTACCACGAGCTTTGGAACACTCACTCCGCCCGTCGCCGCCTTATCTGCGTCCTCGGCATGGCCTGCTTTGGCCAAGTCAGCGGCAATAGCTTGTCCTCCTATTACATGGTCAACATGCTCAAATCAGCCGGTATTACCGATGAGCACAAGGTATTGGCGCTGAACGGTATCAACCCGGCCTTGTCGCTCATCGGCGCCGTAATGGGAGCACGCATGACCGATGTCGTTGGCCGCCGTCCTCTTCTGCTCTACACAATCGTCTTCTCTTCCACCTGCTTCGCCATTATGACGGGTACCAGTAAACTCGCAATGCCGGGCCATGTTGGTAACCTTGACGACGCTGATACTCAAGCTCTCACCCCATCCCAACGTGCTGCCGCTAACACGACCATTGCctttatctttatatttGGCATTGTCTTTTCTTTCGGATGGACGGCCTTGCAGTCCATGTATATTGCGGAGACACTCCCTACAGCTACCCGCGCAAAAGGCACTGCTGTCGGAAATTTCGTATCTGCTGCTTCGTCTGTCGTTCTTCAATATTCCTCTGGGCCTGCTTTCGAGAAGATCGGGTACTACTTTTATCTCGTTTTTGTGTTTTGGGACCTCATTGAAGGTGTCCtgatcttcttctatttcccTGAAACCAAGGATCGCACCCTCGAAGAACTCGAGGAAGTGTTCTCGGCTCCTAACCCGGTCAAGAAAAGCCTGGAGAAGAGGAGTGCGCAGACAGTATTGAACACCATGGGAGCGCCGGATGACGAGAAAGTTACAATTTAGTTTGGTCAATGGAACTTGTGCGTGATTAAATGGAGGTCAAGCCCATGATTCCGATGGCCAATCAATATTTTCATCAGCCCAACCTTCACACGTTGGTGTGATTATAAGAGAGTACACTAGGGTTCGTTGCTACAGAGTTCAACTACGGACCGTAAGCGCCTGGCCTTGCTCATTATAAAAGTGCTGAGCACAGTCTATCGTAAAGTCATGGCCCAACAATTTCCGGACAAGAAGTTCCAGCTTTCGTATACCACGACGGCTTCATGGCTTGATACCAGGGACCGAGCCTGGCATGATAGCCTGTTCCTGTAAGCTACCTCCCCTCGTTCAAATCATTCCCAACCCCAGACCCCTTGTCTCGGTAGTCTCCGCTTTCCCCGCATTATTAGGGCCAGGGGGGTATGGCTGGAATGTCCCGGACCATCGCGTCCcttttctccctcttcacctCTTGACGCCGGGTCTTAGTTAGCAGTCCTTTGAAACCGGACCGCTTCGAATCAAGCTAAAAGTGTTGATAGCCTTCTACGCCGATCCTGCATGGAAGTAATGATGATGCAAGATGGCCATGGAGAACGACACCAGTAGCGGGCCATCAAGGAAGCGGCTCAGAACATCCCACGCAGTGagttttgctttttttctgAATTTCGTCCCATGTTGCTTAAAGGGGTCATCCGCTTATGCAACTTACTATCCAAGTGTGACTTGTGCCGGTTCAGAAAAATAAGGTTTGTTGATCCTCGTATCGTTCCCTTGGCTACCCGCATGTGCATCCTGCAAAGGTGCCATGCCGCTGTGGTGGAGGTGTTTTGAACCTGGAGTTCATGCCGCTTACTTTCCTGATGATAGATGTGACGGTGATACGCCATGTGCGGCTTGTGTCGCAACTGAAAACGACTGCACTTATGGATCTGAAGCCAACTCGTGAGTGATACCATTACGTCTGGCATTCCTTTGATTAAACAGATCACTGGCTGACAAAATAAACCACAGGAGAGGAAAGAGTGATCTCATCCTGGAAGGGGTGTTGCGTGTTGAGAAGTATCTTCACGAGTTGAATGCAAACATTGTCAGCTGCCCTTCTCACTCATCGCATCTCCGGCACTAACATTCGTATACCTAGGCAGCATCGCCACACTTCGTTAGTCGCAGTTCTTCTCATCATGTACTGTCATCCGCGGTCGGCTCGTCAGTTGGTAGAGGGAGCTTCTCCGGAGGCTCCCTAACCGACCTGCGCATTACACCTCGCCCTACCCTCTGTCCACATCCGGACGAGCTAGACAACGCTAACAACCTGGAGAATGCTGTTCTTGAATCACGGCACACTTCTACAACGGAGTCGATATTACAATGGCCCCATTTCGACGTCTTTCCTAGTCTTCGCAAGGACTACACTTCCATCTTCCACCTTGAGCAGTCTCGTCCTCGCATCAAGACGAAGAAAAGAGACATTTATCCGTATATGACAGAAGAAGAGGTCGACAGCATTTTGGATGCTTTCGGCCATGCCGTCAACTTCTGGTATCCTACAACGTCAAGCGATCAGCTACATAATGCTCGGGCACTCATCACGAACGGAAACTTTGAAGACAACGATGAGCTCTGCGTCTGCCTTGCTTTACTCGTCATGGCACTGGGTTGTGCAAGCAAGGTGACGGCAGGCTTGATGGAAAGCGCTGCTGTCCCTGAGAGCGAACAGAGACGCAGAGCAACTTATCGTGCAACGGGCGATATGTATTTCGAGAGTGCGCTCAAGAAGCTTTACGTTGCCCACATGGATGTCAGCTCCATAGCCACACAGTGTCTTTTCTTCGTAGCGTGAGTTTCTTTGGCTTCAATGTGCCTTAACCACCCTCCATCTTTCCAGCTCATTTTCCGACTAATACTAATCTCTCAACCTTCAGTCTTTACTTCGCCTTCCTTCGCCGTCCCCTCCAAGCATGGGAGTATATTTCCGCCGCAGCCACCAAgtgtctccttctcctttcatACTCTTCCCAAGATTCCACTTCCGAAGATCAAGAACGTATTCGCCGCATCTTTTGGTCCTGCTACATTCTCGAATCGGATTACTTAGCTGAGCTCTCCAACTTGCCGCTATCAGGTATTGCTCGTGTTGAATCCTCAGTTCCGCTACCAGATGCATGGTATAGCACGCATTCGAACgcccaagaggaggagcagagcTCTTTGTACTTTTTGGCCTGTATCTCGATGAGGAGGCTGCTGAATCGAGTACATCAGCTACTGTATGCTAGGGGAACAGGCGCGAGTTTGGATGATAAGCGGTTCCCTGGCATTGTGAAGGAGCTGGATCATCAGTTGGATGAGTGGAGGACTGTGCTGCCAGAAGCCTTTGCTTTCGAGGTTGAGTGGCCGCCAGTCGGTGCGAAGCACAATATCACCGGAGTAAAGACGGAGCATGGGGGGTTCCTGAGGCAAAGGTATCTCACTTGTAGGAGTGTCATCTACCGGCCGTAAGTTACAACTCGTTCGCTACCCTCAAGCGAACCTGGAAGATACCTAGCCATTAACCTTCTGCCACAGATATCTTATGTGGATGCTAAGCAGTTCGAATGCCGGCTCCAGCCCCGTAACCAGCCCAATTACAACAACCGGTGGATCCAGTGGCATCCAAGGTCCTCTGGCCTCCGTTCCAGCAAGCAGCACGGCCGTCCGCGTGAACAGTACCACTACCCCGTCAGCTATGAACATAAAGCTAGCAGAACACGAAGTCCTAGCTAACTGCAAGTCTTGCCTGGATGCATGTTTGCTTCACATCTTGAACCTTAGGGGGTTTTCTCAGACCTTATTAGTTGACACGTGGATCTGTTCACTTTCGTGCGTcgctctccttttcttttcttttcttttcttttcttttcttttcttttcttttcttttcttttcttttcttttcttttcttttccattcTTGTCTTTTATTTCCATACATTATTCGAATTGAATCCAGTACTGacacccaaaaaaaaaaacagaatgGCAGGCGCAATGCTCGTTCTCTTGGCCGCCTGCCGGATATCTTTGCTCAAAGACCTCATCGGGCCCGAGATCCTTCAAGCGGGAAGCCACTTGAGGGAATTGTTGGTAGGATGGCAGAAAGTGCAAGGAGATCCGAGCTCGCCCAGCGTGAATCAAAGTATACATATTATCAAGGAGGCTGAGAGGTTCATCAGACAGGTCTATAAGGGTGGAAAGGATGAAGAGCAAGGCCGCATTGAGGAGTAAGATGGCAGATCGCATGGACCGCGAAAAGAGACCAATCTCAAAATGAGAGAATATGGACCCAATTTCATCATAAaggcaagatggccgagcggTCTAAGGCGCCACGTTAAGGTTAACCCTTAATCCGAGATATCCGTGGTCCGAAAGGGCGTGGGTTCGAATCCCACTCTTGTCAAACTCAATTGTCTCCACTTCTCTGAAGTCGGTGATTcgctttttccttttctaccTTTTTTCACTTTTGGTATTTCTGTTGTCTTGGTTTtttccaatttttttttctttccggATCTGAGGATGGCAGCTCCTGGCCTTGTGCTTCCCTCTAGTAGTGTGGTTGCAACCCATTCCATATCGTATGCTGTGCTAATCAAGGAGCAGACGgctagctacctctacattaCCTTGTCTTTACTTTCAAAGGGCCGAAGACATCAAGCCTAGCTAGGCAAACAGCACGAAGTGGAATGTCCTGTGACGTTCGACCTTCTATCTAGACCAGCTGGTCCCCAGTTCTGGCCGTTGGGCCTTGCACCACTCGTCGAACTGAAGAACCGCGCTGCCGGCGATGCCAATAGTACAAAGGAAGAGCGAGTCGCTCCATGTCTCGTGAGTCCCGTCGGGAAATTAGCCGATGGTGCGCAGGGCATTGTCGATACGGAGCTTCCAGTAGTCGTAGGACTGGCCTATTTCGTTGGTGCAATAGGATCACCTTGCTTGAATCCAGACCTTTTTTTCATTGCTAAACTAACATCTTCGTGGAGGGACATGACCATACAAGGCTTGAAAGTGTTTACCTCCAAGATTTCTCGCTAGAGGTACATTTATCGAGTCCTTCTAGTACCGTGTCAAAGATTTCCGAACTCATAACCTGAGCAATTTTCGGTAGTCGTTTCTCACCAGCGATGGAAAGAACCAGCGTCTCGGTCTCGGCAGCACACAGCCTTACCTTGATGACAATGTAGCTTTCTCGGTACCTATAACTGAGTGAAGAAAAGGTTGCTGGTAAGCGTGGGGGTTGAAGGCAAGTTCAAAGCATGTTGCAACGCAAAGGCGTACTGCCCATGTCCCCCTTCAATTCTCCGTGTATAGTACCACGAGACCCAGTTGGTCAGTCCTACATTTGAGCTAGTGCCTGGCTTATGGTGATGCTAGGTCATTGAATAACCCGTCAGTTTGGAACCAGGCTACTGAACTTTTCATGCCCTTGTTGGGTGCCTTCTTGTTGCAAGGAAAGAGCCACGCGGACTGTGCAACATACCGCAGTAGCAACGGATGAAAGCCCAGAAAGCGCTTCCGGCTGACGATGTTGGTAAGTGAACATTTGTATACCTTATCCTGCTTCGTCAGATCTCCAATTTAGACAGTCCTATGACCCTCGAGCTGTGCCGAGGAGACGACTACCTAAtgatggtagaggtagaggtactctcGTGACCATCAAGGTCAATACTTCacatccccttcctcttcgagcTCTTCAGCAACGTTGCTGCGGCTTACATCGCTTTCTACCCGCTAACAGGCCATACGTTGGAACCTGAAGTTCTCCAAAGTCCGGTTCCACCAGGTAAAAGTCATACGTCTTAGATTACCCTCAACCGGTGAAAGCGCTTCCGCGGAGCCTACCTTTATCGACTGAAGTATAATCAACAAGCTCGCACTTACAGGCAGTTCGCAGTTCTCTCAACTTGACCTTTTCATTTCCTCTTTGAAACTCGGGCAAGCGATTCCAAACCCATGACTTATACGCGAGTCATGTTCACAGTGTCTAAGTTACAACAAGAGataacaaaaagaaaaaggatgaCCCCTGCTCTTCC includes the following:
- the gh2-3 gene encoding beta-galactosidase, whose protein sequence is MTASRSRGIPPEEVDGTPDYCNESVFRRNTLPPRTYHIPTENSLLLNGQWDFHYASSPLAAPDPTAENGHNSADKHNAKYQWTTIQVPGHWQLQGHGIPHYTNVQYPFPVCPPFVPSENPTGTYRRSFFVPDTCETDQLRLRFDGVDSAYHIWINGVLIGYAQGSRNPSEFDVTEYVDRAGPNELVVRVYQWSDGSYIEDQDQWWLSGIFRDVHLLAFPQTRIEHWFLRTDLDVEYKNGILIAEIDVKTNSRSVIEVEVLDHNQDIVGCAEDWGFGSRKVMLRIPINNVDQWTAESPNLYTVRIEHVVDETLFHVVKQRVGFRKVELKDGLICVNGKPIRFRGVNRHDHHPSFGRAVPLDFIRKDLLLMKRHNINALRCSHYPSHPKLLDLADELGLWVIDEADLECHGFYDAIARPLNIPEEVDYEERKKLTFGHAAKFTSDNPSWKAAYLDRMAQLIHRDKNHASVIIWSLGNEAFYGQNHKAMYELAKDIDPTRLVHYEGDPHAESADMFSYMYPSVERLVSLAKTEGVRSDGTFEKPIVLCEYAHAMGNGPGWLEDYEEAFRAYPRLQGGFIWEWANHGLWKEDPDGKSYYAYGGDFGDVPNDGTFVMDGLLYSTHQPTPGLLELQKVYQPIKAELIDYSDVACKLRITNSYDFVSVNHLTATWKVESFMNTTSTILHSAGVMELPHILPRSSKNIELSLRRPLPLHPPMWLSVSFRLKSSTAWAEEGHEVAWAQFELGSDDGFSHGSTFFYLPSLTNLPLRSESSGTLTTITGHNFTINFDNAKGYMTSWTTGGTPLLEPNPRTGAAIIPSFWRPPTDNDNPISLPYWKRFGVHAMTSQLRFFDVTATAKMVVITTRTLHSPPILSWGYLVHTVYEITKIGDIHISVTLKPQSSDYVNTLPAHVPRVGLDLRLSRRLDAVKWFGLGPGESYPDKRTAQRLGIWSVDHVADLQTPYEVPQENGNRMGTRWVAIHEPQGTGLRAIAGDDGEWSDKCERNFSFVATRHSAKALEEAKHPCDLVEEDATLLRLDAKVAGVGTAACGPGVREDLLVKVEEMKFSFVLKPLI
- a CDS encoding MFS monosaccharide transporter; the encoded protein is MAHSINEKEAMGAHDDAFPESDITVQLAHDVDNTKYSPWSKSMFRLYLVLACAYLCGCLNGYDGSLMGGLNGMKAYQNYFHMSTAGSGTGLVFAMYNIGSVAAVFFTAPVNDWFGRRWGMFTGALVIIIGTCVQATTHTKSQFLGGRFVLGFGVSFCCVSAPCYVSEMAHPKWRGTLTGLYNTTWYIGSIIASWVVYGCSYIENNKDAWRIPIWCQMITSGIVCLGVFWLPESPRWLVAQDRYEEAAKILATYHGEGRLDHPLVQLQLKEMANQISSEASDKKWYDYHELWNTHSARRRLICVLGMACFGQVSGNSLSSYYMVNMLKSAGITDEHKVLALNGINPALSLIGAVMGARMTDVVGRRPLLLYTIVFSSTCFAIMTGTSKLAMPGHVGNLDDADTQALTPSQRAAANTTIAFIFIFGIVFSFGWTALQSMYIAETLPTATRAKGTAVGNFVSAASSVVLQYSSGPAFEKIGYYFYLVFVFWDLIEGVLIFFYFPETKDRTLEELEEVFSAPNPVKKSLEKRSAQTVLNTMGAPDDEKVTI
- a CDS encoding C6 zinc finger domain-containing protein; amino-acid sequence: MAQQFPDKKFQLSYTTTASWLDTRDRAWHDSLFLCDGDTPCAACVATENDCTYGSEANSRGKSDLILEGVLRVEKYLHELNANIAASPHFVSRSSSHHVLSSAVGSSVGRGSFSGGSLTDLRITPRPTLCPHPDELDNANNLENAVLESRHTSTTESILQWPHFDVFPSLRKDYTSIFHLEQSRPRIKTKKRDIYPYMTEEEVDSILDAFGHAVNFWYPTTSSDQLHNARALITNGNFEDNDELCVCLALLVMALGCASKVTAGLMESAAVPESEQRRRATYRATGDMYFESALKKLYVAHMDVSSIATQCLFFVALYFAFLRRPLQAWEYISAAATKCLLLLSYSSQDSTSEDQERIRRIFWSCYILESDYLAELSNLPLSGIARVESSVPLPDAWYSTHSNAQEEEQSSLYFLACISMRRLLNRVHQLLYARGTGASLDDKRFPGIVKELDHQLDEWRTVLPEAFAFEVEWPPVGAKHNITGVKTEHGGFLRQRYLTCRSVIYRPMAGAMLVLLAACRISLLKDLIGPEILQAGSHLRELLVGWQKVQGDPSSPSVNQSIHIIKEAERFIRQVYKGGKDEEQGRIEE